The following proteins come from a genomic window of Trifolium pratense cultivar HEN17-A07 linkage group LG4, ARS_RC_1.1, whole genome shotgun sequence:
- the LOC123923191 gene encoding kinesin-like protein KIN-13A — protein MQPDWDEKPSFPEEVHIHKEHMISEPLEPSPMPGDARVFGDDFYPINSKLEKADVDASIKLPMNEKENSTRENNVAMIKVVIKGGF, from the exons ATGCAACCTGATTG ggATGAGAAACCCAGTTTTCCTGAGGAAGTTCATATTCATAAAGAG CATATGATTTCAGAACCTTTGGAACCATCACCCATGCCTGGAGATGCAAGAGTATTTGGAGATGATTTCTATCCCATTAACAGCAAGCTGGAAAAAGCAGatgttgatgcatcaattaaattACCTATGAATGAAAAAGAGAATAGTACAAGGGAGAATAACGTCGCTATGATTAAAGTTGTG ATAAAGGGTGGATTTTGA